The Triticum urartu cultivar G1812 chromosome 5, Tu2.1, whole genome shotgun sequence genome contains the following window.
ACAGAGCCCGGGTGAACTCTGCTCGATCCTGCTCGGTGGGCATCTCTCAGATTGCATAACTTCATCAGCCATGGGTCGTCCTGATTCGGAAGCGCCGGCGTCGAGCGTTGCCtacggaggcggcggaggcgcggcggcgggggcAGCCTCGGCTTTCGAGACCAAAGTGGTGATCATGCTGGCCGCGCTCTTCTTCGCGCTGCTCCTCGTCATCGGACTCAACTTAATGGTGCGGGGCGCGCTCCGGCGCGTGTGGCGCGGGGCCGCGGCCGCTGCCGGCGAGGGCCGGGCGTCGGCGCGGGTGGCCTGCAGCGGCAGCGGCATCAAGAGGCGCGTCCTCAGGGGCCTCCCCGTGAAAGTGTACGGCTGCGGGGAGGACATCGACGACGTGTGCGCGATATGCCTGAGCGAGTTCGTGGACGGCGAGAAGGTGCGCGTGCTGCCGCTCTGCGGGCACGGCTTCCACGTCCGCTGCGTCGACGCCTGGCTGGTGTCCCACGGCTCCTGCCCCACGTGCCGGCAGCCGGTCATCGAAGGCGCGCCCGCGAAGGCGGCGGAGACGAACATGATCGTCACTGTGGTCGTCGTGTGAGTCCATCTCGCGGCGAAGCATGCCATTGCTGCCGGTACAGCACACCCCTGCATGCGCGGGCTCTTGTGGAAGTTTCCGACAACGATTGCTCCGATTGTAGGCGCAATGCCCAATTGCTCATGTAAATATTCGACAATGAGTAAAAAGTTTTGCTGAATTAGTTTGCTCGCATATCCTATGTTCCGCCGCCGTCGGCGCGCCGGGTGCGTCGGCCGGTTGCCTGGTGCCGGGAGACGACACGTACAATAGCCACTCCCGTGGTGAATGTGCTAACAGCAAGCAACGTCGTCATCACCGGGTGGCCGATTCAGGCATCCTCGCTCGGACTAGTGGGGTGGCCCCTGACGTCGACGGTAGAGAGCGACTGACtgttttttcctttctttttgaGGGTGGCGACTGACTCTTCAGTTTTACTAACATCCACTTTGAGTAAGTTCAAAAAAAAGCCACTTTGTATGTTATAAGTTCCCCAGCATTTTCATCACGTGCCGTTCCCCTTTTGCCGATTGGGCGATGTAAACAAAACTAACAGGACCTCCGCTCTGTCTCGGCCATCCGTTATCGTCGGATCCGCCCTCTGCCCCTACCGACACTGTTCATGCCAGACACCGCACGCGACAAGTGCTCGGTTAAATGCCACAATGCATATATTTTTATGTTTCATGGGTTTTGTCTCCatccgatgatgatgatgagagGGTTGAAATGATAATAATGATGGTGGTTGTTGAAGAAACAGAGAGTACGGAGGAGCATGTTCCCAACTTTGAGGATTCCACGCCGGGGCATCGAGTTTTAATTCCGCGTCTGATATGTCTCAAATGTATctgtaattttttattgtttcatgtcATGTTTATATCATTTTGACATAGTTTTGGCATCAATTTATATTATTATTTTGAACTAAACTATTAATTCATTGTCCAGTGTGAGTTACTGTTTTCTGTATTTTTGGGGTTCTTAAGGAAAATCAATTTCATCTGGCTCAAGAAAACCTGGAAAAAAATCAGTGAAAGTTTTACATCCATAAGCTTCTGGTGACAACCGACATAGGCAGAGGGGCCACCCATAGGCCCCACGCGTCCCCTTCGTGCAGCTATGGGCACGTGGTGGGCcatgtgggccccttggtgctccgATTTACCGCCTCTCAGTCTTTGTGCCTCTGTATACACATGAAACTTCTGAGGATTTTTCAACCCTGATTTTTTCGCCGCCGCACACCTCTGTTTCGTGACCATCCAATCTGGAGCCCTTTTCTAGAGCTCTACTGGAGCGGGAATTCTTCACAGTGGCCATCTCCA
Protein-coding sequences here:
- the LOC125556435 gene encoding RING-H2 finger protein ATL74-like; this translates as MGRPDSEAPASSVAYGGGGGAAAGAASAFETKVVIMLAALFFALLLVIGLNLMVRGALRRVWRGAAAAAGEGRASARVACSGSGIKRRVLRGLPVKVYGCGEDIDDVCAICLSEFVDGEKVRVLPLCGHGFHVRCVDAWLVSHGSCPTCRQPVIEGAPAKAAETNMIVTVVVV